Proteins from one Ahaetulla prasina isolate Xishuangbanna chromosome 2, ASM2864084v1, whole genome shotgun sequence genomic window:
- the LOC131193519 gene encoding zinc finger protein 208-like produces the protein MWERHRLQIISDSAQEDPSSEKPCESLECGKSFSPENFLMIHGSTHTGEKLYQCSQCGKRFSIHSNTGEKLFECPLCGQSFSQNSHLVEHQTHTVEKPYKTPVSGKSFIRNSHLVINQRTYTGEKPYHCLACGKSFRWNSHLVEHHRTHTGEKPYKCSDCGKGFNQSSKLVIHQRTHTGVKPYECPDCGKCFSQNSNLMIHQKTHTGEKPYQCLYCGKSFQQNSKLVIHQRTHTGEKPYECPDCGKGFNWNSELEVHQRTHTGEKPYECPDCGKSFKQNSKLVRHQRTHMGEKPYECLDCGKRFSHNSDLVIHQRTHTREKPYECPDCGKSFQLNSYLVKHQRIHTGEKPYKCPDCGKGFKWNSELQIHQRTHTGEKPYECPVCGKDFSSRSSLINHVRLHTGEKPFKCPDCGKAFSRKSFLMIHGRTHTGEKLYQCFQCGKRFSIHSNLVRHKRTHTGEKPYECLDCGKSFRWSSNLVVHHRTHTGEKPYICPVCGKSFIRNSHLVIHQRTHTGEKPFQCPDCGKSFRDNSHLVEHQTTHTGEKPYKCLICGKSFIRNSHLEIHQRTHTGEKPYQCLICGKCFSQSSYLVKHKRTHSGEKLFECPVCGKSFSQNSRLVEHQTTHTGEKPYKCPVCGKGFSLNSNLVIHQRIHTGEKPYECLDCGKRFIQSSDLVKHQRTHTGEKPYECPDCGKSFRLNSQLVEHHRTHTGEKPYKCPVCGKGFIRNSHLVIHQRTHTGEKPFECPDCGKSFRENSHLVEHQTTHTGEKPYKCPVCGKTFIRNSHLVIHQRNHTGEKPFQCPDCGKSFRWNSNLVVHHRTHTGEKPYKCSDCGKSFNQSSKLVRHQRTHTGVKPFQCPDCGKSFSQNSNLMIHQRTHTREKPYQCLDCGKSFQQNSKLVIHQRSHSGEKPYECPDCGKSFQQNSKLVIHQRTHTGEKPYKCPVCGKGFNWNSELEVHQRTHTGEKPFECPDCGKDFSIRSSLINHVRLHTGEKPFKCPDCEKCFTQNSSLIAHKKLHMKQNLMCVEES, from the exons ATGTGGGAAAGACATAGATTGCAGATCATATCTGATTCTGCACAAGAGGATCCATCCAGTGAAAAGCCATGCGAAAGTTTGGAGTGCGGCAAAAGCTTTTCCCCGGAAAATTTCCTCATGATTCATGGAAGTACCCATACTGGAGAGAAGCTCTACCAGTGCTCCCAATGTGGCAAAAGATTTAGCATTCATTCCAATACTGGGGAGAAACTCTTTGAATGTCCTCTTTGTGGGCAAAGTTTCAGTCAAAATTCCCACCTGGTGGAACACCAGACACATACAGTAGAGAAACCGTATAAAACTCCTGTTTCTGGGAAAAGTTTCATtcggaattcccacctggtgataaACCAGAGGAcatacacaggagaaaaaccatatcatTGCCTggcttgtgggaaaagtttccgttGGAATTCCCATCTGGTGGAACACCAcaggacacacacaggagagaaaccttataAATGTAGTGATTGTGGAAAAGGTTTCAATCAGAGTTCTAAGCTTgtgatacaccagagaactcacacaggagtaaaaccatatgagtgtccggattgtgggaaatgtttcagtcagaattccaacctgaTGATACATCAAAAAActcacactggagaaaaaccGTATCAGTGTCtatattgtgggaaaagtttccagcagaattctaagcttgtgatacaccagaggactcacacaggagagaagccatatgagtgtccagattgtgggaaaggtttcaattGGAATTCCGAATTGGaagtacaccagaggactcacactggggaaaaaccctatgagtgtccagattgtgggaaaagtttcaagcAGAATTCTAAGCTTGTGaggcaccagaggactcacatgggagagaaaccatatgagtgtctggattgtgggaaaaggttCAGTCATAATTcggacctggtgatacaccagaggacccaCACTAGAGAAAAACCGTATGAGTgcccggattgtgggaaaagtttccagtTGAATTCCTATCTGGTTAAACACCAgagaattcacacaggagagaaaccatataagtgtccagattgtgggaaaggtttcaagTGGAATTCCGAATTGCaaatacaccagagaactcacacaggggagaaaccatatgagtgtccagtttgtgggaaagatttcagtAGTAGGTCTAGCCTTATAAATCATGTTAGGttacacacaggggagaaaccattcaagtgtccagattgtgggaa agc CTTTTCTCGAAAAAGTTTCCTCATGATTCATGGAAGAACCCATACTGGAGAGAAGCTCTACCAGTGCTTCCAATGTGGCAAAAGATTTAGCATTCATTCCAATCTAGTGAGACacaagaggactcacacaggagaaaaaccgtatgagtgcctggattgtgggaaaagtttccgttGGAGTTCCAACCTTGTGGTACATCAcaggacacacacaggagagaaaccatatatatgtcctgtttgtgggaaaagtttcattcggaattcccacctggtgatacaccagagaactcacacaggagaaaaaccatttcagtgtccggattgtgggaaaagtttccgtgACAATTCCCATCTGGTGGAACACCAGACAacacacacaggagaaaaaccatataaatgtcttatttgtgggaaaagtttcattcgGAATTCCCACCTGGagatacaccagagaactcacaccgGAGAAAAACCATATCAGTGCCTgatttgtgggaaatgtttcagtcagagTTCCTACCTAGTGAAACACAAGAGGACTCACAGTGGGGAGAAACtctttgaatgtcctgtttgtgggaaaagttttagtcaaaATTCCCGCCTGGTGGAACACCAGAcgacacacacaggagagaaaccatataaatgtcctgtttgtgggaaaggtttcagtctGAATTCCaatctggtgatacaccagaggattcacacaggggaaaaaccgtATGAGTGCCTGGATTGTGGGAAACGTTTCATTCAGAGTTCTGAcctagtgaaacaccagaggactcacacaggagaaaaaccgtatgagtgcccggattgtgggaaaagtttccgttTGAATTCCCAGCTGGTGGAACACCAcaggacacacacaggagagaaaccatataaatgtcctgtttgtgggaaaggtttcattcggaattcccacctggtgatacaccagagaactcacacaggagaaaaaccatttgaatgtccggattgtgggaaaagtttccgtgAAAATTCCCATCTGGTGGAACACCAGACGacacacacaggggagaaaccatataaatgtcctgtttgtgggaaaactttcattcggaattcccacctggtgatacaccagagaaatcacacaggagaaaaaccgtttcagtgtccggattgtgggaaaagtttccgttGGAATTCCAACCTGGTGGTACACCAcaggacacacacaggagagaaaccgtataaatgtagtgattgtggaaaaagtttcaACCAGAGTTCTAAGCTTGTGAGacatcagagaactcacacaggagtaAAACCATTTCAatgtccggattgtgggaaaagtttcagtcagaattccaacctgatgatacaccagagaactcacactagAGAAAAACCGTATCAGTGTCTGGATTGTGGAAAAAGTTTCCAGCAGAATTCTAAGCTTGTGATACACCAGAGATCTCACAgtggagaaaaaccatatgagtgcccggattgtgggaaaagtttccagcagaattctaagcttgtgatacaccagagaactcacacaggagagaaaccatataagtgtccagtttgtgggaaaggttttaattGGAATTCCGAGTTGGaagtacaccagaggactcacacaggagaaaaaccatttgagtgtccagattgtgggaaagatttcagtATCAGGTCTAGCCTTATAAATCATGTAAGGttacacacaggggagaaaccattcaAGTGTCCAGATTGTGAGAAGTGTTTCACACAAAATTCCTCTCTTATCGCACACAAGAAACTCCATATGAAGCAAAATTTGATGTGTGTAGAGGAATCTTGA